Proteins encoded by one window of Pseudomonas sp. PSKL.D1:
- a CDS encoding LysR substrate-binding domain-containing protein, translating to MNTIHEEAPLPEDLRVFLTVIRKSSFAAAAAELQQSPAYVSKRIKILEETLGTKLIHRSTRRIALTDTGVRAEQWATRILNDIDDFMGDLSQVRKAPRGLLHICSSFGFGRNYVAPAIAELSEEYPDLEVRMDVFDRVVDIVAEGFDLEIRVGDDIPGQHISRLLVANRRVICATPEYLAARGTPNTIEDLADHDCLVLKERNNSFGVWQLRNGQKDMAVRVNGKLSSNNGEIVLQWALRHRGLLLRSMWDVKPLLEQGRLVQVLHDYSQSANVWAVYPTRLGESGKLRACVEFLEAWFSRLKAD from the coding sequence ATGAACACGATTCATGAAGAAGCGCCGCTCCCAGAGGATCTGCGGGTGTTCCTGACCGTGATCAGGAAATCCAGCTTCGCAGCGGCAGCAGCTGAGCTTCAGCAGTCTCCCGCCTATGTGAGTAAACGCATAAAAATCCTAGAGGAAACCCTGGGAACGAAACTCATCCACAGATCCACTCGACGCATAGCGCTGACGGATACTGGTGTCCGTGCTGAACAGTGGGCCACGAGAATCCTCAATGACATTGACGATTTCATGGGTGATCTGAGCCAGGTGCGGAAAGCACCTCGCGGGCTTCTACACATTTGTAGCAGCTTCGGCTTTGGACGTAATTATGTAGCCCCAGCTATTGCAGAGCTTTCAGAGGAATATCCAGACCTTGAAGTTCGTATGGATGTGTTTGATAGGGTGGTGGATATAGTAGCTGAGGGGTTCGACCTTGAGATTCGTGTAGGTGATGATATCCCCGGCCAACACATCAGTCGTCTGCTGGTAGCAAACCGTCGCGTAATTTGTGCGACTCCGGAGTATTTGGCAGCACGCGGCACCCCAAACACCATTGAGGATTTAGCAGACCACGACTGCCTCGTTCTTAAGGAGCGCAATAATAGTTTCGGTGTTTGGCAATTACGTAATGGTCAAAAAGACATGGCTGTGCGCGTGAACGGAAAGCTATCCTCAAATAATGGCGAAATTGTATTGCAATGGGCGCTCAGGCATCGGGGCTTATTGTTACGTTCAATGTGGGATGTTAAACCGCTCTTAGAACAAGGGCGCCTTGTGCAAGTGCTTCACGACTACAGCCAGAGTGCTAACGTCTGGGCTGTCTACCCTACGAGGCTGGGCGAGTCGGGAAAGCTGAGAGCATGTGTTGAGTTTTTAGAGGCATGGTTCAGTAGACTGAAAGCAGACTGA